In one window of Dromaius novaehollandiae isolate bDroNov1 chromosome W, bDroNov1.hap1, whole genome shotgun sequence DNA:
- the LOC112978801 gene encoding nuclear factor interleukin-3-regulated protein has protein sequence MQLRKMQTLKKEHGPVDTSSNVDKIMVLKSTLSEVSEDLPTNEDILLTEASSGKSKSSACRRKREFIPDEKKDAMYWEKRRKNNEAAKRSREKRRLNDLVLENKLIALGEENATLKAELLSLKLKFGLISSAAYAQEIQKLSSSTTVYFQDYQSSKSNISSFADEHEPSIVGSSCISVIKHSPQSSMSDVSEIASTEHTQPSRIQNNCRSPENKFQIIKQEPMELEREPRDDRGSYKTSIYPNYMGTTFNVYSHSPPLLQVNRSSSNSPRTSETDDGVVGKSSDGEDEQQVPKGPIHSPVEHKNVHATVKVPEVNSSALPHKLRIKAKAMQVKVEAMDNDYDATQKLSSPIDMSSKRHFELEKHGAQSLVHSSHTPFSVQVTNIQDWSLKPELWHQKELNVKIQSGCKTGVVEIKDNIYNVSESENLYLKQGIANLSAEVASLKRLITTQQISASDSG, from the coding sequence ATGCAGCTGAGGAAAATGCAGACCCTCAAAAAGGAACACGGACCTGTTGACACAAGTAGCAATGTGGACAAAATCATGGTACTTAAGTCTACTTTATCAGAAGTGTCTGAAGATTTGCCTACAAATGAAGACATACTACTTACTGAAGCAAGCAGTGGAAAAAGCAAATCTTCAGCTTGCCGGAGAAAGCGAGAATTCATTCCAGATGAAAAGAAAGATGCTATGTATTGGGAAAAAAGGCGGAAAAATAATGAAGCTGCCAAAAGATCTCGTGAAAAACGACGACTGAATGACCTTGTCTTAGAGAACAAATTAATTGCACTGGGAGAGGAGAATGCCACTTTGAAGGCGGAGCTGCTTTCGTTGAAGCTAAAGTTTGGTTTAATTAGTTCTGCAGCCTATGCCCAAGAGATCCAGAAACTCAGTAGCTCAACAACTGTGTATTTCCAAGACTATCAAAGTTCCAAATCAAATATTAGTTCATTTGCAGATGAACACGAACCATCTATAGTGGGTAGCAGTTGTATTTCTGTCATCAAACATTCTCCTCAAAGCTCTATGTCTGATGTGTCTGAAATAGCATCAACGGAGCATACTCAACCGAGTCGTATACAAAACAACTGCAGAAGTCCTGAAAACAAGTTCCAAATTATAAAACAGGAGCCTATGGAATTAGAGAGAGAGCCAAGAGATGACAGAGGTTCATATAAAACATCCATATATCCAAACTACATGGGAACTACCTTTAATGTATACTCACATTCTCCTCCTCTGTTGCAAGTTAATAGGTCCTCCAGTAATTCCCCCAGAACTTCAGAAACTGATGATGGTGTGGTTGGAAAGTCATCTGATGGAGAAGATGAACAGCAGGTTCCTAAGGGTCCAATCCATTCCCCAGTCGAACATAAAAATGTTCATGCAACAGTTAAAGTCCCAGAAGTGAATTCTTCAGCTTTGCCTCACAAGCTTAGAATTAAAGCCAAAGCCATGCAAGTTAAAGTGGAAGCAATGGATAATGACTATGATGCCACACAGAAACTATCATCACCTATTGATATGTCATCAAAAAGACATTTTGAGCTTGAAAAACATGGTGCACAGAGTTTGGTGCATTCTTCTCACACTCCTTTCTCAGTTCAAGTGACTAATATCCAAGACTGGTCTCTCAAACCAGAACTCTGGCATCAAAAGGAGCTCAACGTAAAAATTCAGAGTGGTTGCAAAACTGGAGTTGTTGAAATAAAAGACAATATCTACAATGTCTCTGAGTCAGAGAACCTGTATTTGAAGCAGGGGATAGCAAACTTATCTGCAGAGGTTGCTTCACTTAAAAGACTTATAACTACACAACAAATCTCTGCATCAGACTCTGGTTAA